The Ammospiza nelsoni isolate bAmmNel1 chromosome 10, bAmmNel1.pri, whole genome shotgun sequence genome includes a region encoding these proteins:
- the MAP6D1 gene encoding MAP6 domain-containing protein 1: MAWPCISRVCCLARFWSQLDKSDLSVPLTIHNYSDIEEQEDGPPQRGGPPPRGSARPPAPVRRPRDPAAGKPSGRRKSRAAAAEEPFAAETQYRRDFRAWPLPRRDDFPWVSASSGGGGGRDGAAPQPAPGRAACALPGGGGRPAIDGPEQLRPRSQADGGHTTSYRQEYRPWTGAKPSKPIKSKQGFILPEDHFVQETSYKADFKIPEVKTRFSPNPSAVFQAPSRILNV; this comes from the exons ATGGCCTGGCCCTGCATCAGCCGGGTGTGCTGCTTGGCCCGCTTCTGGAGCCAGCTGGACAAGTCCGACCTCTCCGTGCCGCTCACCATCCACAACTACTCGGACATCGAGGAGCAGGAGGACGGGCCGCCCCAGCGCGGCGGGCCCCCTCCGCGGGGCAGCGctcgcccgcccgccccggtgCGCCGCCCTCGGGACCCCGCCGCCGGGAAGCCGAGCGGCCGCAGGAAGAGCCGGGCGGCCGCCGCCGAAGAGCCCTTCGCGGCGGAGACCCAGTACCGGCGGGACTTCAGAGCGTGGCCCCTCCCGAGGAGGGACGACTTTCCCTGGGTCAGCGCCAGtagcggcggcggcggcgggagggacGGGGCCGCCCCCCAGCCCGCCCCGGGACGCGCCGCCTGCGCCctgcccggcggcggcgggagacCGGCGATCGACGGCCCCGAGCAGCTCCGGCCGCGCTCGCAGGCGGACGGCGGCCACACCACCTCCTACAG ACAAGAGTATCGCCCATGGACTGGAGCAAAACCATCCAAGCCTATAAAGTCAAAACAAGGTTTCATTCTCCCAGAAGACCATTTTGTTCAAGAGACAAGCTACAAGGCAGACTTTAAG ATCCCAGAGGTGAAGACCAGGTTCTCCCCCAACCCTTCTGCTGTTTTCCAGGCGCCATCACGGATCCTCAACGTGTGA